The following are encoded in a window of Aerococcus sanguinicola genomic DNA:
- a CDS encoding substrate-binding domain-containing protein, producing MNKQTVTIYDVAREAEVSMATVSRVVNGNTNVKPSTREKVMKVIEKLDYRPNAVARGLASRRTTTVGVIIPDITNLYFSSFALGIDDIAAMYDYSIIMANADQGREEKVVTDILSRQVDGLVYLGHTMTDKIRHEVERTRTPIVLAGMIDPEGKMPSVHIDYESAVAEAVSRLFDQGIEDVAFISAPEYQVDDELGRFNGYKKALASHNKDLDSALCLTAENSRYRAAEEVGQELIDSKAQAAMIIGDELAAGVSNYVQDKGLKVPEDISIVSSNNSIITEIVRPQLTTIAPPLYDIGAVAMRILTKLMGDKSVEEEVIENKNILPYKIIVRDSTK from the coding sequence ATGAACAAACAAACTGTAACAATCTATGATGTTGCTCGTGAAGCAGAAGTCTCCATGGCAACGGTATCGCGTGTGGTTAATGGCAATACCAATGTCAAACCATCCACACGTGAGAAAGTTATGAAGGTCATTGAAAAATTAGACTACCGTCCAAATGCTGTGGCAAGGGGACTAGCAAGCCGGCGGACCACCACGGTTGGGGTTATTATTCCCGATATTACGAACCTGTATTTTTCAAGCTTTGCGTTAGGTATTGACGATATCGCCGCTATGTATGACTATAGTATCATCATGGCCAATGCTGACCAAGGCCGGGAAGAAAAAGTGGTAACGGATATCCTATCCCGCCAAGTGGATGGCTTGGTTTATTTAGGCCACACGATGACTGATAAGATCCGCCATGAAGTTGAACGGACTCGGACACCGATTGTTTTGGCTGGCATGATTGATCCTGAAGGCAAAATGCCTTCTGTCCATATTGATTATGAATCAGCTGTAGCAGAGGCTGTTTCTCGCCTCTTCGACCAGGGGATTGAGGATGTAGCCTTTATCTCCGCTCCTGAGTATCAAGTCGATGATGAACTCGGCCGCTTTAATGGCTATAAGAAGGCCTTGGCTAGCCACAACAAGGACTTGGATTCGGCCTTGTGCTTAACGGCTGAAAACTCCCGCTACCGGGCAGCTGAAGAGGTTGGCCAAGAGCTGATCGATTCCAAGGCTCAAGCTGCTATGATTATTGGGGATGAATTAGCAGCTGGAGTCAGCAACTATGTTCAAGACAAGGGACTCAAGGTGCCAGAAGATATTTCGATTGTCTCATCCAATAACTCTATCATCACAGAAATTGTCCGCCCCCAACTTACAACCATTGCGCCTCCACTTTATGATATTGGAGCAGTTGCCATGCGAATACTAACCAAGTTAATGGGTGATAAGTCAGTTGAAGAAGAAGTAATTGAAAACAAAAACATTCTGCCTTATAAGATTATCGTTCGCGATTCTACCAAATAG
- a CDS encoding transglycosylase domain-containing protein — translation MPNSSQNKILSFLSHLSRLLALTGQALKACLALFCAFAALILGLGLGYLLGLTEDAPIPSRQEMAQAMVNTEEPSQLLSQDGQVIAQVQPDIRRENIPLDQVNPLIVNGLVATEDEHFFDHPGFVPSAIIRAAASYLFGIGNPSGGSTLSQQLIKQTLLTNEVSLARKAKELLLAIRLEKFFTKEQILEAYLNFSSFGRNARGENVAGIEAASQGLFGKKAADVNIPQAAFLVGLAQNPYSYTPYQQNGKFKPEEQMKLGIDRMTEVLERMRIEEVISEEEFQAAKTYDIRQDFIPSEEKAPESQDPNSFLFQALKRESLFILTQSLAEARGEDWEAVKKQPERLANYYDEAEQAFKNRGLEIQSTVQLDLHQTLEAKLQQNAGRLGSPRQGDIVQNGAVLIDNHTGAILAFTAGVDYSKQQTDHAFSTRRSPGSTIKPLLTYGPALQEGLISPATRLADNYIRTQEEDGSYYEPSNYGQTISNQIVTARQALAQSLNNPTVHLYQTLVQEGADLKSYMDNLGLGQAIGDHEYQNLALSLGGTQTGPTVAEMAAAYAAIANGGIYHKPHLIQSIRDRHGKLYYQAQSENKRAFNSDVAYILADMLKSVKIEGLWQDHQEALPADLDWLVKTGTSEGYIDSWVVGSTPAVSLASWIGYDNPSIQQSLDQADDNQAFGRPSDRHAKYWLSAMNTLYANNAQLLGAGQHFDRPDSVREFSIVEKTGQAAGDFPGPYQSRYHIPAEEAKKTELFPQNMPLPNASFNYAIGAELDELAFELEDYRIKDSDATNQRFRSILQSYRRRLERAFNRPFNAIKGIKEKEDQASSDRSNASEAA, via the coding sequence ATGCCAAATTCTTCTCAAAATAAAATTCTTTCTTTTCTTAGTCATTTGAGCCGTCTGCTCGCTCTAACTGGCCAAGCTCTTAAAGCCTGCCTGGCCTTATTTTGTGCCTTTGCTGCCCTCATCCTAGGCCTGGGACTAGGTTACCTGCTTGGTCTGACGGAAGATGCCCCCATTCCGAGCCGGCAAGAGATGGCCCAGGCCATGGTGAATACAGAAGAACCCTCACAATTACTTAGCCAGGACGGCCAGGTCATTGCCCAGGTCCAGCCAGATATTCGACGCGAGAATATTCCCCTCGACCAGGTTAACCCCCTCATTGTTAATGGCCTAGTGGCAACCGAGGATGAACATTTCTTCGACCACCCTGGCTTCGTACCTAGCGCGATCATCCGAGCAGCGGCTTCTTATCTCTTTGGTATCGGCAACCCCTCAGGCGGATCAACCCTCAGCCAGCAGTTAATCAAGCAAACGCTGTTGACTAATGAGGTCAGTTTGGCCCGTAAGGCAAAGGAACTACTGCTCGCCATCCGTTTGGAAAAGTTTTTCACTAAAGAACAAATCCTTGAAGCCTATCTCAACTTCTCTTCCTTCGGCCGGAATGCGAGAGGAGAGAATGTTGCAGGTATTGAGGCTGCTAGCCAGGGGCTTTTTGGAAAAAAAGCAGCTGACGTGAACATCCCCCAAGCTGCCTTTCTCGTCGGGCTAGCACAGAATCCCTACAGCTACACCCCCTACCAGCAAAATGGCAAATTTAAGCCCGAAGAACAAATGAAACTAGGCATTGACCGGATGACGGAAGTCCTGGAGCGGATGCGGATTGAAGAAGTCATTTCAGAGGAAGAATTTCAAGCCGCTAAGACTTATGATATCCGCCAAGACTTTATCCCAAGCGAAGAAAAAGCCCCTGAAAGTCAGGACCCCAACAGCTTCCTCTTCCAAGCCCTCAAGCGCGAGAGCTTGTTCATCCTCACCCAGAGTCTAGCTGAAGCCCGAGGAGAGGATTGGGAAGCTGTCAAAAAGCAACCTGAACGCTTGGCCAATTATTATGATGAAGCTGAGCAAGCTTTTAAAAATCGCGGTCTTGAGATTCAAAGCACGGTTCAATTGGACCTCCACCAGACCTTGGAGGCTAAACTCCAGCAAAATGCAGGCCGATTGGGAAGCCCCCGCCAAGGCGATATCGTCCAGAATGGGGCGGTCCTCATCGATAATCATACAGGGGCGATCTTAGCCTTTACGGCAGGGGTTGACTACAGCAAACAGCAAACGGACCATGCTTTCTCCACACGTCGGTCGCCAGGTTCGACCATCAAGCCCCTACTTACTTATGGGCCCGCCCTCCAAGAGGGATTGATTAGTCCCGCAACGCGTCTTGCTGATAACTATATCCGGACCCAAGAGGAAGATGGCTCTTACTATGAGCCGAGTAACTATGGCCAGACCATCTCTAACCAAATTGTCACTGCCCGACAAGCCCTAGCCCAGTCCCTCAATAACCCAACCGTCCACCTCTACCAAACACTAGTCCAAGAAGGAGCTGACCTCAAATCCTATATGGACAACCTGGGCTTGGGACAAGCCATTGGCGACCATGAATACCAGAACCTGGCACTCAGCTTAGGTGGCACGCAAACTGGACCAACAGTTGCCGAAATGGCTGCTGCCTACGCCGCCATTGCCAATGGTGGGATCTACCACAAGCCTCACCTCATCCAAAGTATCCGCGACCGGCATGGCAAGCTTTACTACCAAGCCCAGTCAGAAAATAAGCGGGCCTTTAACTCAGATGTGGCCTATATACTGGCTGATATGCTGAAGTCGGTTAAAATAGAAGGCCTCTGGCAAGACCACCAGGAAGCCTTACCGGCAGACTTAGACTGGCTAGTTAAAACAGGCACCTCCGAAGGCTATATTGATAGCTGGGTTGTTGGTAGCACTCCTGCAGTCAGCCTCGCCTCCTGGATCGGCTACGACAATCCAAGCATCCAACAGAGTCTCGACCAGGCGGATGATAACCAAGCTTTTGGCCGTCCCTCAGACCGCCATGCCAAGTACTGGCTGTCAGCTATGAATACCCTCTATGCTAATAACGCTCAGCTTCTTGGCGCTGGTCAGCACTTTGACCGACCGGATAGTGTCCGTGAATTCTCTATCGTAGAGAAAACCGGTCAAGCCGCTGGAGACTTCCCTGGTCCCTACCAAAGCCGCTATCATATCCCAGCTGAAGAGGCAAAGAAAACAGAGCTCTTCCCCCAAAATATGCCCCTGCCTAATGCTAGCTTTAACTATGCCATCGGGGCTGAGCTGGATGAGCTAGCCTTTGAGCTAGAAGACTACCGGATTAAAGATTCAGATGCGACTAACCAGCGCTTTCGTTCCATCCTCCAAAGCTACCGGCGACGCTTGGAGAGAGCTTTTAATCGACCATTCAATGCCATTAAAGGCATTAAAGAAAAGGAAGACCAAGCCTCAAGCGACCGGTCTAATGCAAGTGAAGCCGCCTAA
- a CDS encoding diacylglycerol/lipid kinase family protein — translation MENCLLIINPVAGNGLGRAVAPELDWTLAKSFAHTHLVFTRGVGDMARIIGHYHDQVDAIFVAGGDGTLNEAVNALAPYHFDRPLGYMPLGTVNDIGRVLKISQQPKEALRQLSRLRTCSVDLGRINDQYFMNVVAVGQIPEAVKETKAEAKKRLGKLAYVADGVQAFFQSNAQTYEIITDGDHHIVETELILICLTNSVGGIEHMVERARIDDGWAHLLFLKNRHSIEFVPELLQSALQGDISASKFVQYRRAKHIQLKALDRPMTSNVDGDAGPKLPVQVEVLAGQLELFVPDLRT, via the coding sequence ATGGAAAACTGTTTACTCATTATCAATCCTGTCGCTGGTAACGGCTTGGGACGTGCAGTCGCTCCCGAATTAGACTGGACTTTGGCCAAAAGTTTTGCGCATACTCATTTGGTTTTTACCCGAGGAGTGGGTGATATGGCGCGCATTATTGGCCACTACCACGACCAGGTGGATGCTATTTTTGTGGCAGGGGGTGATGGCACCCTTAATGAGGCGGTGAATGCACTGGCCCCTTATCACTTTGATCGACCCTTGGGCTATATGCCTCTAGGAACGGTGAATGATATTGGTCGGGTTTTGAAAATTTCCCAACAACCCAAGGAGGCGCTCAGGCAGCTTTCCCGCCTACGAACTTGCTCTGTCGATCTGGGGCGGATTAATGACCAATACTTTATGAATGTTGTTGCTGTGGGACAGATTCCTGAAGCCGTTAAAGAAACCAAGGCAGAAGCCAAGAAGCGCCTAGGTAAGTTGGCCTATGTGGCAGACGGCGTTCAAGCCTTCTTCCAATCCAATGCCCAGACTTATGAGATCATCACGGATGGCGACCACCATATCGTTGAGACTGAACTTATCTTGATCTGCTTAACGAACTCAGTAGGCGGGATCGAACATATGGTTGAGCGCGCTCGGATTGATGATGGCTGGGCCCACCTACTCTTTCTCAAGAACCGGCACAGTATTGAATTTGTTCCTGAGCTCCTTCAGAGTGCTCTTCAAGGGGATATTTCTGCTTCTAAGTTTGTCCAGTACAGACGGGCTAAGCATATCCAATTAAAGGCCCTAGATCGGCCAATGACTTCCAATGTCGACGGAGATGCCGGGCCCAAGCTGCCTGTTCAAGTTGAGGTCCTAGCAGGCCAGCTCGAGCTGTTCGTGCCTGACTTAAGAACTTAA
- a CDS encoding YebC/PmpR family DNA-binding transcriptional regulator, whose amino-acid sequence MSGHNKWSKIKNTKGAEDAKRAKVFQKLSREIYMAVKQGGPEPNSNPALRMVMDKAKSANMPKSNIERAIDKGSNQNSGEDYDEVTYEGYGPNGIAVYVETLTDNTNRTLSNVRTIFNKNGGSLGESGSVAFMFDRKGYIAIEREGLDVDEDTMLMEALEAGAEDLQVSDEVFEIYSQAEDFGDVRDALKEDGYELASAELTMVPKTLIDLPADKAETFENLIDKLEDDDDVQNVYYTTELPED is encoded by the coding sequence GTGTCAGGACATAATAAATGGAGTAAAATTAAAAACACAAAGGGCGCGGAAGACGCCAAACGTGCCAAGGTTTTCCAAAAATTATCACGGGAAATCTATATGGCAGTTAAACAAGGTGGACCGGAGCCGAACTCCAACCCCGCCTTGCGGATGGTGATGGATAAAGCTAAGTCCGCCAACATGCCAAAATCTAATATTGAGCGTGCCATTGATAAAGGTAGTAATCAAAATAGTGGTGAAGATTACGATGAAGTGACTTATGAAGGCTATGGTCCTAATGGGATTGCCGTTTATGTCGAAACTTTAACAGACAATACTAACCGTACCCTGAGCAATGTGCGGACCATCTTCAACAAGAATGGGGGCAGTTTGGGAGAATCAGGCTCTGTTGCTTTTATGTTTGACCGTAAGGGTTATATTGCCATTGAACGTGAAGGCTTAGATGTTGATGAAGATACCATGCTGATGGAAGCCTTAGAAGCAGGCGCTGAGGACCTCCAAGTTTCGGACGAAGTTTTCGAAATTTATAGTCAAGCGGAAGACTTTGGTGATGTGCGTGATGCTTTGAAAGAAGACGGTTACGAACTTGCCAGTGCCGAATTAACCATGGTCCCTAAGACACTGATTGATTTACCAGCTGACAAGGCAGAAACTTTTGAAAATCTGATCGACAAGCTTGAAGATGATGATGACGTGCAAAACGTTTATTACACGACAGAATTACCTGAAGACTAA
- a CDS encoding ABC transporter ATP-binding protein: MRVIDVLKENKWRALTGFIFKSLEAILELLVPFLMAHIINYGIHTGNLDYIKSRGIFLFILPLCGYLLALVCQWFASLVSQSTGTKLRSLLFDQLNRLDLQQSQSLGASSIANRMINDTHNIQVCIAMAIRLASRCPVLLVGAMVMSFIVSPQLAPIFILGGLVLGTILSLITLASNRILAGIQKALDYLGQLFAENLSGMRDIRSFASQKREVQRFEEANQDWRDQQAALARVQSLANPASLFVVNLLIALILYFGGGLVNRGAFQQGEVIALVNYMNTILLALNVLVQVLVMISRGVAGIQRVDELLALEPSIVDPVPSQYPPVHPEEPALAIKIDQLSFAYGQKAVLKNIDLNLAPGGFYAIVGPTAAGKSTLIHLLERFYEPSSGQIFLNGQDTQEMALTELRQMISLVPQRASLLTGTIRSNLLLGKADATDEELWRALEDAQAAHFVSQLDGGLDAPVSQGGKNFSGGQRQRLTIARALVKEAGLLILDDALSALDFATEARIRSTLAQKSASVLLVSQRLASVLEADQIIVLNYGQVEAVGKHDELLAQSPSYYAMAKSQKLVEGGESLA, encoded by the coding sequence ATGCGTGTCATTGATGTGCTTAAAGAAAATAAGTGGCGGGCGCTGACGGGTTTTATTTTTAAGAGCCTTGAAGCCATCTTAGAATTATTGGTGCCGTTTTTAATGGCTCATATTATTAATTACGGGATTCATACAGGAAATTTGGACTATATTAAGAGCCGGGGGATTTTCTTGTTTATTTTGCCTCTGTGTGGCTATCTCTTGGCCTTAGTCTGCCAATGGTTCGCTTCCTTAGTCTCCCAATCCACGGGAACCAAGTTGCGGTCTCTTTTGTTTGACCAGCTTAACCGCTTGGACCTGCAGCAGAGTCAAAGTTTAGGGGCAAGTTCGATTGCCAATCGGATGATTAATGACACCCACAATATCCAGGTCTGTATTGCCATGGCCATCCGCCTGGCTTCACGCTGTCCGGTCCTATTGGTCGGTGCCATGGTCATGTCCTTTATTGTTAGTCCCCAGCTTGCTCCTATCTTTATTTTGGGCGGCTTGGTTTTGGGAACGATTCTTTCCCTAATTACCTTGGCTTCTAACCGCATCTTGGCCGGTATCCAAAAAGCCTTAGACTATTTGGGGCAACTCTTTGCTGAAAATTTATCAGGGATGCGAGACATCCGGTCTTTCGCCAGTCAGAAGCGTGAAGTCCAGCGCTTCGAAGAGGCTAACCAAGACTGGAGGGACCAGCAGGCTGCCCTGGCCCGGGTCCAGTCGCTGGCCAATCCTGCTAGCCTCTTTGTGGTTAATTTATTGATTGCTCTTATTCTGTATTTTGGCGGGGGGCTAGTGAACCGAGGGGCCTTCCAACAAGGCGAAGTGATTGCCCTTGTCAATTATATGAATACCATCCTTCTAGCCCTTAATGTCTTGGTCCAAGTGCTTGTAATGATCAGTCGCGGGGTAGCTGGGATCCAACGCGTGGATGAATTGCTAGCTCTTGAGCCAAGTATTGTAGATCCTGTGCCCAGTCAATACCCACCCGTACACCCAGAAGAACCAGCACTTGCTATTAAGATCGACCAGCTAAGCTTTGCTTACGGCCAAAAAGCTGTACTTAAAAATATTGATCTAAACTTAGCACCTGGTGGCTTTTATGCCATTGTAGGTCCTACGGCGGCAGGGAAAAGCACTTTGATTCATTTGCTTGAGCGTTTTTATGAGCCGTCAAGCGGTCAGATTTTTTTGAATGGACAGGATACCCAAGAGATGGCCCTTACTGAGCTTAGACAAATGATCAGCCTGGTTCCCCAGCGTGCCAGCCTCTTGACCGGGACGATTCGTTCTAACTTGCTTTTGGGCAAGGCAGATGCAACAGATGAAGAGCTTTGGCGGGCCCTGGAAGACGCCCAGGCCGCTCACTTTGTCAGCCAGCTTGATGGGGGCTTGGATGCCCCAGTGAGTCAGGGCGGGAAAAATTTCTCAGGGGGCCAACGCCAGCGCTTGACAATCGCTCGTGCCCTGGTCAAGGAGGCCGGTCTTCTTATTTTAGATGACGCTCTGAGCGCTCTTGATTTTGCCACCGAGGCTCGGATTCGTTCGACCCTTGCCCAAAAATCAGCTAGCGTCTTATTGGTTTCCCAACGCTTAGCCTCAGTGCTTGAAGCTGACCAAATTATTGTTTTAAACTATGGCCAAGTCGAAGCGGTTGGCAAGCATGATGAGCTACTTGCTCAGAGTCCTAGCTATTATGCCATGGCCAAGTCACAAAAATTAGTAGAAGGAGGCGAGTCCCTTGCTTAG
- a CDS encoding ABC transporter ATP-binding protein, with product MLRSLRALLSYLRKESLSLVFILILASLSVACQILIPIQIGEAVNQVVGRGQVHFAGLYRQLAYLLVSAGLAAFFMWGQNRLINQLSYRLMGRLRIDLFKKLQKLPLHFIDQHAHGDLVSRAINDVDLVGSGLVQSFTNFFSGIAMIIGVLVMMLSIHVRTALIVIVLTPLSIAVSSFIANRTYRFFQTQLALRGQLHAYTEELAANQLLVKSFQYEDQAEEDFSQLNQELHESGIWSQFYGALVNPSARVVNSLVYGAVGLYGAFAVVSGQLSVGIFSSFLAYANQYSKPFNDISAVVNEMQTALAANERIFDLLGEEEAGNSYQVAQIPSFKGQLSFDQVAFSYQKDQPLIEDFSLEVQAGQTVAIVGPTGAGKSTLINLLMRFYELDSGRILIDGVDSRQLDKNYLRQLFGMVLQDSWLFEGTIYDNIAYGKPDATYEEVIAASKKACLHPLVEQMDQGYDSPVQVAGANLSSGQQQLICIARILLTNFKMLILDEATSSIDSLTEALVQEAFDQMMQGRTSFVVAHRLSTIQNADVILVLDQGQIVEQGKHEDLLARQGFYYQLYNSQFSHFSKE from the coding sequence TTGCTTAGGTCTTTACGTGCACTTCTATCTTATTTAAGGAAGGAGAGCTTAAGTTTAGTCTTTATCCTAATTTTGGCTAGCTTATCCGTTGCCTGTCAAATTTTGATTCCGATTCAAATCGGTGAAGCGGTCAACCAGGTCGTCGGCAGGGGGCAAGTCCACTTTGCTGGCTTATACCGGCAGCTGGCTTATCTCTTGGTCAGTGCCGGTCTCGCCGCCTTTTTTATGTGGGGGCAGAACCGGCTGATTAACCAGCTGAGCTACCGACTCATGGGCCGTTTGCGGATCGATCTTTTTAAAAAGCTGCAAAAATTGCCCTTGCATTTTATCGACCAGCATGCCCATGGTGACTTAGTCAGCCGGGCGATCAACGATGTCGATTTGGTGGGAAGTGGTCTGGTCCAAAGTTTTACCAACTTTTTCTCTGGTATCGCTATGATTATAGGGGTGCTAGTCATGATGCTATCTATCCATGTACGCACAGCTTTAATTGTCATTGTTCTGACGCCTTTGTCGATTGCAGTGTCCAGTTTTATCGCCAACCGCACCTATCGCTTTTTCCAGACCCAGTTAGCTTTGCGCGGCCAGCTCCATGCTTATACAGAGGAGCTCGCAGCTAACCAGCTGCTCGTCAAGAGCTTTCAGTATGAAGACCAGGCGGAAGAAGACTTTAGCCAGCTCAACCAAGAGCTCCACGAATCCGGTATTTGGTCCCAATTCTACGGTGCCCTCGTCAATCCCTCAGCCCGGGTGGTCAATAGTTTAGTTTATGGGGCAGTCGGTCTCTACGGTGCTTTTGCAGTTGTTTCCGGTCAACTATCGGTGGGGATTTTTTCTAGTTTTCTCGCCTATGCCAACCAATACAGTAAGCCTTTTAATGATATATCCGCTGTGGTGAATGAGATGCAGACAGCCCTCGCTGCTAATGAGCGAATTTTTGACTTGCTGGGAGAAGAAGAGGCCGGCAATTCTTACCAAGTTGCTCAGATCCCTAGTTTTAAAGGGCAACTTAGCTTTGACCAAGTCGCTTTTTCTTATCAGAAAGACCAGCCATTGATTGAAGACTTCTCCTTAGAAGTTCAAGCGGGGCAAACAGTTGCGATTGTCGGACCGACCGGAGCAGGTAAGTCGACCTTGATTAATCTCTTGATGCGTTTCTATGAGCTTGATAGTGGGCGTATCCTAATTGATGGGGTGGATAGCCGTCAGCTGGACAAGAATTATCTGAGACAGCTCTTCGGCATGGTCCTCCAAGATTCCTGGCTATTTGAAGGGACCATCTACGACAATATTGCTTACGGCAAGCCTGACGCGACTTATGAAGAAGTGATTGCTGCAAGTAAAAAAGCCTGCCTCCACCCCCTTGTCGAGCAGATGGACCAGGGCTATGACAGTCCCGTCCAGGTTGCTGGAGCCAACCTATCTTCTGGCCAGCAGCAATTAATCTGTATTGCCCGCATCCTGCTGACGAACTTTAAAATGCTTATACTTGATGAAGCAACGAGTTCCATCGACAGCTTAACGGAAGCCTTGGTTCAAGAAGCCTTTGACCAGATGATGCAAGGGCGGACAAGTTTTGTCGTCGCCCACCGCCTATCCACCATTCAGAATGCTGACGTGATCCTCGTCCTTGACCAGGGGCAAATCGTTGAACAAGGCAAGCATGAGGATTTGCTCGCCCGCCAAGGCTTCTATTATCAGCTCTATAATAGTCAGTTTAGCCATTTCAGTAAAGAATAG
- the gpmA gene encoding 2,3-diphosphoglycerate-dependent phosphoglycerate mutase — protein sequence MMKLVFIRHGESELNLANVFTGWLDPRLSEKGVKEAQKAGQDLKEAGIEFDTVHTSMLSRAIQTTYNVLDQMDRLYLPVNKNWRLNERHYGGLQGLNKAETAEKYGDEQVHIWRRSFDVRPPLAEEGIDDPRYADLDQNRLLAGECLKDTLARTLPYWEDHIAPELKQGKNVLVVAHGNSLRSITKYLENISDEDIPSVEIATGEPIVYDLDEDLNVVNKTILEK from the coding sequence ATAATGAAATTAGTTTTCATCCGTCACGGCGAAAGTGAATTAAACTTAGCCAATGTTTTCACAGGTTGGTTAGACCCTCGCCTCTCAGAAAAAGGGGTTAAAGAAGCTCAAAAAGCTGGTCAAGACCTTAAAGAAGCTGGCATTGAATTCGACACGGTGCATACTTCCATGTTATCACGTGCCATCCAAACGACTTATAATGTCTTAGACCAAATGGACCGTCTCTACTTACCCGTCAACAAAAACTGGCGCTTAAACGAACGTCATTATGGAGGCCTACAAGGCTTAAATAAAGCTGAAACCGCTGAAAAATATGGGGATGAACAAGTCCACATCTGGCGTCGTTCTTTCGATGTTCGCCCACCATTAGCTGAAGAAGGCATCGATGATCCACGCTATGCTGACTTAGACCAAAACCGTCTGCTTGCTGGCGAATGCTTAAAAGATACCCTAGCGCGTACCCTACCTTACTGGGAAGACCACATTGCTCCTGAATTAAAACAAGGCAAAAATGTTTTAGTTGTGGCACACGGCAATAGCCTCCGTTCCATCACTAAATACCTAGAAAACATCTCTGACGAAGATATTCCTTCAGTAGAAATCGCAACTGGTGAACCTATCGTTTACGATTTAGACGAAGACCTTAATGTTGTTAACAAAACTATCTTAGAAAAATAA